From the Gemmatimonadota bacterium genome, one window contains:
- the ispD gene encoding 2-C-methyl-D-erythritol 4-phosphate cytidylyltransferase, translating to MGRQVGAVIVAAGRGERMGGVDKMLAPLAGEPLLLHSIRAFHDCEAVAEVVVVTREDLLEPVRQMVETPEFPRVRRVVPGGRTRAESSRHGLAALSGEIAVVLVHDGARPLISDALIHRVAEAAEETGAVLPGIAPVSTIKRAEGDVCAATLDRASLREAQTPQGFRREVLARAMAADARDGSNPTDEASSVERSGTPVALVEGERRNLKVTVPEDLAIAETILAGGRPVRALRVGVGVDTHRLEPGCPLVLGGVTIPFDRGLAGHSDADVLSHAVCDALLGAAAAGDIGDHFPDDDPRWKGVSGADLLRRTVAILRESGYGPAHVDATVSAEKPRLAPHRAEMVANIADALGLSPDRVSVQFTTTEGLGFVGRGEGMSATAVALLEESLFGVEAE from the coding sequence GTGGGTCGGCAGGTGGGGGCCGTGATCGTCGCTGCGGGGCGCGGTGAGCGTATGGGCGGCGTGGACAAGATGCTGGCGCCGCTGGCCGGGGAACCGCTTCTCCTTCATTCGATTCGTGCTTTCCACGATTGTGAAGCGGTGGCGGAGGTCGTGGTCGTCACGCGCGAAGATCTGTTGGAGCCGGTGCGGCAGATGGTGGAGACGCCGGAGTTCCCGCGAGTCCGGCGTGTTGTCCCCGGGGGGAGAACGCGCGCGGAGTCTTCCCGCCATGGACTGGCGGCGCTCTCGGGTGAGATCGCGGTGGTCCTCGTTCACGACGGCGCACGCCCGCTCATCTCCGACGCACTGATTCACCGCGTGGCGGAAGCGGCGGAGGAGACAGGTGCGGTGCTCCCGGGGATTGCTCCCGTCTCCACGATCAAGCGTGCCGAAGGCGATGTCTGCGCGGCGACGCTGGATCGCGCCTCGCTGCGCGAAGCCCAGACGCCGCAGGGGTTTCGCAGAGAAGTGCTGGCGCGTGCGATGGCGGCGGACGCGCGGGACGGATCGAACCCGACCGACGAAGCCTCGTCGGTGGAGCGGAGCGGCACGCCGGTGGCGCTGGTGGAGGGGGAACGCCGCAATCTGAAAGTGACCGTCCCCGAGGATCTGGCGATCGCGGAGACCATCCTGGCCGGGGGGCGGCCCGTTCGTGCGCTCAGGGTCGGCGTGGGTGTGGACACGCATCGTCTGGAGCCGGGGTGTCCGCTGGTGCTCGGCGGCGTGACCATCCCCTTCGACCGGGGGCTCGCGGGGCATTCGGATGCGGATGTGCTCTCGCACGCGGTCTGCGACGCGCTGCTCGGTGCGGCGGCGGCCGGAGACATCGGCGACCACTTCCCTGACGACGATCCACGCTGGAAGGGCGTGTCCGGGGCGGATCTTCTGCGGCGAACGGTGGCGATCCTCCGCGAATCCGGATACGGTCCCGCCCATGTCGACGCGACGGTATCGGCGGAGAAACCCAGACTCGCCCCTCACCGCGCGGAGATGGTCGCGAATATCGCGGACGCGCTGGGCCTCTCGCCGGACCGGGTCTCCGTGCAGTTCACGACCACCGAAGGCCTGGGGTTTGTCGGACGCGGAGAGGGCATGTCCGCGACGGCGGTGGCCCTTCTGGAGGAATCCCTGTTTGGGGTGGAGGCGGAATGA
- a CDS encoding BtpA/SgcQ family protein, giving the protein MNAFVELFGGVRPVIGMVHLAALPGSPSGGDLTPVLAAALTDAEALAAGGVDGMIVENFGDVPFTGGRVPPATVASMAVVCREIRRAHNVPLGVNVLRNDAAAALSVAAVTGADFIRVNVHVGAVVADQGVIEGRARETLALRESLAPPVLIFADVAVKHSRPLGMPGPGHIANEARDAFHRGRADALIVSGEATGSAADASSVAALREAVPDAPILLGSGVTAENLEEYWSVADGVIVGSSLEKGGVGGAPVEEARVRAFMEEAARLRRESGASPGGGA; this is encoded by the coding sequence GTGAACGCATTCGTGGAGTTGTTCGGGGGCGTACGCCCCGTGATCGGGATGGTTCACCTGGCGGCCCTTCCCGGGAGCCCTTCCGGCGGGGACCTGACCCCGGTGCTTGCGGCCGCGCTGACTGACGCGGAAGCACTTGCCGCGGGCGGGGTCGACGGAATGATCGTGGAGAACTTCGGAGATGTCCCCTTCACCGGGGGGCGGGTGCCGCCCGCGACCGTGGCGTCGATGGCGGTTGTCTGCCGGGAGATCCGGCGCGCCCACAATGTGCCGCTGGGCGTGAATGTGTTGCGAAATGATGCGGCGGCTGCGCTGTCGGTGGCCGCGGTCACGGGCGCGGACTTCATTCGCGTGAATGTCCATGTCGGTGCGGTGGTGGCGGATCAGGGCGTCATCGAAGGGCGCGCGCGGGAGACGCTTGCGCTGCGTGAGTCGCTTGCTCCCCCGGTGCTGATCTTCGCGGATGTCGCCGTGAAGCACTCGCGCCCGCTGGGGATGCCGGGCCCGGGGCACATCGCCAACGAAGCCCGCGACGCATTCCACCGCGGCCGGGCGGATGCGCTCATCGTGTCAGGAGAGGCGACAGGCTCCGCAGCGGATGCGTCGAGCGTGGCCGCCCTTCGCGAAGCCGTGCCGGATGCGCCCATTCTTCTGGGGTCCGGGGTGACCGCGGAGAATCTGGAGGAGTACTGGTCGGTCGCCGACGGGGTGATTGTGGGCTCCTCACTGGAAAAGGGAGGCGTGGGCGGGGCACCGGTGGAAGAGGCCCGCGTCCGGGCGTTCATGGAGGAAGCGGCGCGGCTTCGGCGCGAGTCCGGGGCTTCGCCGGGAGGGGGCGCGTAA
- a CDS encoding D-alanine--D-alanine ligase — translation MKRTVGVMMGGDSREREVSRASGVAVARALSARGHRVTLLDTEHGVVPVPSGGGPGPGPTPPRASDAVGSAPDRLIRWVELLRDAEVVFPALHGGWGEDGTIQAVLELAGIPCAGSGVAASALAMDKERSKRIFRDAGIPTPPGGALTVHPGTPPDAEELARAAAAAGSPDLVVKPAREGSTVGLTLVKDGQGLADAVTRAGLCGDRVLVERFIPGRELTVGVLEGRALPVVEIVPEGGLYTYEAKYTGGKSEYLAPAPLGSDEAGKLAQAGERAFAALGCEGFGRADFRLSPDGGIWCLEVNTLPGMTGLSLVPMAAAADGISFEELVERIVEDAIRRAGQTPSATTGGGV, via the coding sequence GTGAAGCGAACCGTGGGCGTGATGATGGGCGGAGACTCCCGGGAACGCGAAGTGTCCCGCGCTTCCGGAGTCGCGGTGGCGCGTGCGCTCAGCGCCCGGGGGCATCGTGTGACGCTTCTGGATACGGAGCATGGCGTCGTTCCCGTGCCGTCGGGCGGCGGTCCGGGACCGGGGCCGACTCCCCCCCGCGCCTCGGACGCGGTCGGTTCCGCGCCGGACCGTCTCATTCGGTGGGTGGAACTTCTCCGCGACGCGGAGGTGGTCTTTCCCGCGCTTCACGGAGGCTGGGGAGAGGACGGGACCATCCAGGCGGTGCTGGAACTGGCGGGGATCCCCTGCGCGGGGAGCGGTGTGGCGGCCAGCGCGCTGGCGATGGACAAGGAACGCTCCAAACGCATTTTCCGCGATGCGGGCATCCCGACCCCGCCCGGCGGAGCGTTGACGGTGCACCCGGGGACTCCCCCGGATGCGGAGGAACTCGCCCGGGCGGCGGCGGCGGCCGGTTCGCCGGATCTCGTCGTCAAGCCGGCGCGGGAGGGTTCGACCGTGGGGCTGACTCTCGTGAAGGACGGGCAGGGGCTTGCGGACGCCGTGACGCGGGCCGGGCTCTGCGGGGATCGTGTTCTGGTGGAACGCTTCATTCCGGGAAGGGAACTGACGGTCGGGGTCCTGGAGGGGCGGGCACTTCCCGTGGTGGAGATTGTCCCAGAGGGAGGGCTCTACACCTACGAGGCCAAGTACACGGGCGGGAAAAGCGAGTACCTGGCACCCGCGCCGCTGGGTTCGGATGAGGCCGGGAAGCTCGCCCAGGCGGGGGAGCGTGCGTTTGCGGCCCTCGGTTGCGAAGGCTTCGGCCGCGCGGACTTCCGGCTCTCCCCGGACGGCGGAATCTGGTGTCTGGAGGTGAACACGCTTCCCGGGATGACCGGGCTGTCGCTTGTGCCGATGGCCGCGGCCGCGGACGGCATTTCCTTCGAAGAGCTGGTGGAGAGGATCGTGGAAGACGCAATCCGCCGTGCGGGGCAAACCCCGTCGGCGACGACGGGGGGCGGTGTGTGA
- the gltX gene encoding glutamate--tRNA ligase, translating to MRVRFAPSPTGTLHVGGARTALYNWALARASGGTLILRVEDTDEERSTPESEESVLADLRWLGIGWDEGPDVGGAHAPYRQSERVGLHREAVEELLASGAAYRCWATDADLDAAREKVRAAGGSYRHDRTRHDISPDEEERRLAAGEHPAVRLAVPGGDSVLKDRIRGEVRFPEGMVGDFILLRSSGVPTYNLACALDDAAMGITLVVRGEEHLSNTVKQRLVLEALGREVPEYAHLPLILDTDRSKLSKRSGGATVRELRERGFLAEAVVNVLALQGWHPEGDEDRFSPREFVESFDLSKVRKAAGIYDMERMRALNGNWLRETPPEDLADRLAPFLAARGLDPALAARAAACFASGAHDLAEVAEIASGFSASPEVAPLPDGLDEEEAARALDAVRTGLGSVEAEPPAGFLRPLIREAGREAGVKGRALFLPVRLALTGAEHGPDLPHIGDWLGPAQCEDRIGRALAAWRGAEESA from the coding sequence ATGCGCGTCCGATTCGCACCCAGTCCCACGGGGACGCTTCATGTCGGCGGCGCGCGCACCGCGCTGTACAACTGGGCTCTCGCGCGGGCATCGGGCGGGACGCTGATTCTCCGTGTGGAGGATACCGACGAGGAGCGTTCCACTCCCGAGAGCGAAGAGTCCGTGCTGGCGGATCTCCGCTGGCTTGGTATCGGCTGGGATGAAGGGCCGGATGTCGGCGGCGCCCACGCTCCGTATCGACAGTCGGAGCGGGTCGGGCTTCATCGGGAGGCGGTGGAGGAGTTGCTCGCCTCGGGCGCGGCTTACCGGTGCTGGGCGACCGACGCGGATCTGGACGCCGCGCGGGAGAAGGTGCGGGCGGCGGGTGGATCCTACCGGCACGACCGGACGCGGCATGACATCTCGCCCGACGAAGAGGAGCGGCGGCTTGCGGCGGGAGAACACCCCGCGGTGCGGCTGGCGGTTCCCGGGGGTGACTCTGTCCTGAAGGATCGCATTCGAGGAGAGGTGCGCTTCCCGGAGGGGATGGTCGGTGACTTCATCCTCTTGCGCTCTTCGGGAGTCCCGACCTACAACCTTGCGTGTGCGCTGGATGACGCCGCCATGGGGATCACGCTCGTGGTGCGTGGCGAGGAACACCTGTCGAACACCGTCAAGCAGCGCCTGGTGCTGGAAGCACTCGGGCGGGAGGTTCCGGAGTACGCGCACCTTCCGCTGATTCTCGACACCGACCGGTCCAAGCTGTCAAAGCGGTCCGGGGGCGCGACGGTTCGCGAACTCAGGGAGCGCGGGTTTCTTGCGGAAGCGGTCGTCAATGTGCTGGCACTCCAGGGATGGCATCCGGAAGGCGACGAAGACCGGTTCTCCCCGCGGGAGTTTGTGGAGTCGTTCGATCTCTCCAAAGTGCGGAAGGCGGCGGGCATCTACGATATGGAACGGATGCGTGCGCTGAACGGGAACTGGCTTCGGGAAACCCCGCCGGAGGATCTGGCGGATCGCCTGGCGCCGTTTCTGGCGGCACGCGGACTGGATCCGGCGCTGGCCGCTCGTGCCGCGGCGTGCTTCGCTTCAGGAGCGCATGATCTGGCGGAGGTCGCGGAAATCGCCTCGGGATTCTCGGCCTCCCCGGAAGTGGCGCCGCTTCCGGACGGGCTGGACGAAGAAGAGGCCGCGCGGGCGCTGGATGCGGTGCGGACCGGACTGGGTTCTGTGGAGGCGGAACCTCCGGCGGGGTTTCTGCGGCCGCTCATCCGCGAAGCGGGACGCGAGGCGGGCGTGAAGGGGCGGGCACTCTTCCTTCCGGTGCGACTGGCACTGACGGGCGCGGAACACGGCCCGGACCTTCCGCACATCGGCGACTGGCTGGGCCCCGCGCAGTGCGAGGACCGAATCGGGCGCGCGCTGGCCGCGTGGCGCGGTGCGGAGGAGTCCGCGTGA
- a CDS encoding GNAT family N-acetyltransferase yields MNENPGVTVRGARLSDEDGLLALAEKEMVSQEALDARFAVRADARSHYALYLRRQMRGPDSSVFVACRTNGGKEEVAGLMVAGIRRQESIFELRRYGYISDLIVAEELRGRGVGRALYDKAGSWIAGHGVPVLRMHVASRSESARGFWRAMGATPFLEECWIDLAPSDEARPGGSGMASPTGGK; encoded by the coding sequence ATGAACGAGAACCCGGGAGTGACCGTCCGGGGAGCCCGGCTTTCGGATGAGGACGGACTCCTTGCGCTGGCCGAGAAGGAGATGGTCTCGCAGGAAGCGCTCGACGCCCGGTTTGCGGTTCGCGCGGATGCACGGAGCCACTATGCGCTCTACCTGCGCCGCCAGATGCGCGGTCCGGACTCTTCGGTCTTCGTGGCGTGCCGGACGAACGGAGGCAAGGAGGAGGTCGCGGGGTTGATGGTCGCGGGAATCCGAAGACAGGAGTCTATCTTCGAACTTCGGCGGTACGGCTACATCTCCGATCTCATTGTCGCGGAGGAACTGCGAGGCCGGGGTGTCGGACGCGCGCTCTATGACAAGGCCGGAAGCTGGATTGCCGGACACGGGGTTCCGGTTCTTCGAATGCATGTGGCCTCTCGAAGCGAATCCGCCCGGGGCTTCTGGAGAGCCATGGGGGCAACGCCGTTTCTGGAAGAGTGCTGGATAGACCTGGCGCCTTCGGACGAGGCCCGTCCCGGAGGGAGCGGAATGGCGTCGCCGACCGGGGGGAAGTGA